The Streptomyces tendae DNA segment CCGGAGACCTACTGCTTGGCACTCTCCGCGGTCGAGACGGTTCTGACTTCGCGGACCGCGGCGGTCGTCGTCGTCCACCGCTTCGGACGCCTCGCCGACGTAGCGCGGATGCGTGACCTCGGCCAACGGCACGGACTGCTGGTGCTGGAGCACACCGAGTTGGAGACGTCCCGCGACGAGACGGCCCGGCGGCGGGAGCGAGCCGCGTTCCTCGACGCGAGGCTGCGTGGGGTGCGGACGCCCGAGGGCGGGCCCGGACACAGCTACCAGCAGTACGTCGTCCGGGTGCCCGGAAACGGCCGGCCCGACCGGGACGCCTTCGCACGTGCCGTGCGGGCCAAGGGAGTTGACTGCCAGATACCGGTGCGGACCCCCTTGCACCGGCTGCCCGAGTTCCGTCGGTACGTGTCCTTGCCCGAGACCGAACGGGCCGCGGACGAGACGCTCGCCCTTCCCGTCGACGCGTCGCTCACCAAGCGGGACATGCACCGCATCGCGTCCGCGTGCAATGCGCTGGGCGGACTGCTCGCACCCGCCCTCTGAGCGTGGTTGGGACCACGGCTCCGTTCAGGGTATGATCTATTCCGTTGCCGCGAGGGAAACCGAAGCGACAACAGGCCCCTATAGCTCAGTCGGTAGAGCGTCTCCATGGTAAGGAGAAGGTCAACGGTTCGATTCCGTTTGGGGGCTCCGACAGAAAGGCCCCGCCCTATTGGGCGGGGCCTTTCTCATGCCCTCTTCGCGGTGGGGTTCAGTCCTGCTGGAGGCCCGGCACGCGCATGGCGAGGATCGCCATGTCGTCGGACGGGGCGTCCGTGGCGAAGCGTTCCACCGCGCGCATGATGCGCGCCGCGACCGCGCCGGCCGTCAGACCCGTACACGTCGTCAGGACCTCGGCGAGACCGTCGTCGCCCAGCATGCGGGCGCCCTCGCGGCGCTCGGTGACGCCGTCGGTGACGCACAGCAGGACGTCGCCGGGATCGAGGGTGACGGTCTCCTCGTGGAGCTCCAGGTCCTCCAGGACGCCCAGCAGCGGCTGCGGCTCGGCGGCCGGCTCGACCGTGCCGTCCTGGCGGAGACGGAGCGGGAGCGGATGGCCCGCGCAGACCACCTTCAGCTCGGCGCTGCCGTCCTCCTGCGGGCGCATCTCGCCGTACAGGAGGGTGAGGAAACGGCTGCGCTCGCCTTCGTCGAGGATCGCGGAGTTGAGCCGCTCCAGGACCGCCGGGCCGCTCAGGCCCTCCCGGGCCAGCAGGCGCAGGGCGTGCCGGGCGAGGCCGGTGACGGCCGCCGCGTTCGGACCCGTGCCGCAGACGTCGCCGATGGCGAAGCCGTAGGCGCCGTCGCTGATCGGGAAGAGGTCGTAGAAGTCGCCGCCGACCTCGTTGCCCTCGCCGGCCGCGCGGTAGATGACCTCGACCTCGACGCCGTCGATCTGCGGCAGCTCCGGCGGCAGGAGGCTGCGCTGGAGCGACTGGCTGATGGCCGTGCGCTCCGAGTAGAGGCGGGCGTTGTCCAGGGCCAGGGCGGCACGGCGGGACAGGTCCTCGGCGAGCTCCAGGATCTCCTGGCGGAAGTGCTCGTCGGTCGGCTTGCCGAGCGTCAGCATGCCGATGACGCGGTTGCGGGCAACCAGGGGCAGGACCACGGTCTCGCCGCCGACCGCGGAGGCCGTGGCGAGGGTCGGGCCGATGCCGGTGGTCACATGGCGGTTCGGGCCGCCGCCCAGGCCGAGGCTGCGCATGGAG contains these protein-coding regions:
- a CDS encoding DegT/DnrJ/EryC1/StrS family aminotransferase, which translates into the protein MGTAALLRAAGVGAGDEVVVPAFGNVDVAEAVTLAGAQPVFADIDPETYCLALSAVETVLTSRTAAVVVVHRFGRLADVARMRDLGQRHGLLVLEHTELETSRDETARRRERAAFLDARLRGVRTPEGGPGHSYQQYVVRVPGNGRPDRDAFARAVRAKGVDCQIPVRTPLHRLPEFRRYVSLPETERAADETLALPVDASLTKRDMHRIASACNALGGLLAPAL